Proteins co-encoded in one Euleptes europaea isolate rEulEur1 chromosome 1, rEulEur1.hap1, whole genome shotgun sequence genomic window:
- the LOC130493389 gene encoding zinc finger and SCAN domain-containing protein 31-like, protein MAAEDRATGAQGPLDTDTDDIQAVCVGAHLGWAASPTVKEEPEEVRWGAQEQEELIKAEPSLNVERGNHLPRDPILWGNPKAFPEPFEGSDRSCKWLTAGEWGTWQTSVGGKEGGGESSKPKSSNRVRKGCSKRKNGVLPTEAVQVEAQRRQFRHFRYQEARGLHDVYGRLRELCHRWLKPERHNKEEILELVILEQFLAILPPEMQTWVRDRDPGSCSQAIVLAEDFLKRHQETQRWGEEVPDPLLEGSGNSPKEEQVPSDAWNSMLFTEIKQDGQSDAVSLGGGSEAENKEVEQEVVGSEQAESHYTLPRRSRGNVRLRCEDFEEGRGSKRKQEEPLVMTWGDPAGHTESDGAVVESALYGQSIKHLCPECGRNFQHKWTLSRHQKIHTGEKPHACLECGKTFRRRDKLIRHQRIHTGQKPHECLECGKSFRERGKLVEHQRIHTGEKPYTCPVCEKTYRWKEEFIKHLRIHTGERPYECLHCGKTFISKAHLVSHNRFHTGEKPYKCPQCQRRFCSKQSVTRHQKVHTEKSYKCQDCGRTFHYISNFTKHQRIHLSDRIL, encoded by the exons atggctgccgaggACAGAGCAACGGGGGCTCAGGGCCCACTGGACACGGACACCGATGATATCCAGGCAGTGTGTGTTGGCGCGCACTTGGGATGGGCAGCCTCGCCAACGGTCAAAGAGGAACCTGAAGAGGTGCGTTGGGGAGCCCAGGAACAGGAAGAGTTGATAAAGGCCGAGCCATCACTCAACGTCGAGCGGGGAAACCACCTGCCAAGAGACCCCATCCTGTGGGGCAATCCGAAAGCTTTCCCCGAACCCTTTGAGGGATCGGATCGTTCTTGCAAATGGCTGACCGCAGGAGAGTGGGGAACTTGGCAGACCTCTGTCggtggaaaggaaggaggaggagagtccaGCAAGCCAAAGAGCAGCAACCGAGTCCGGAAGGGGTGCAGCAAAAGGAAGAATGGCGTTCTTCCGACGGAAGCGGTCCAAGTGGAGGCCCAGCGGCGACAGTTCCGGCATTTCCGCTACCAGGAGGCCAGAGGGTTGCACGATGTGTATGGCCGGCTCCGGGAGCTTTGCCACCGGTGGCTGAAGCCCGAGAGGCATAACAAGGAGGAGATCCTGgagctggtgatcctggagcagttcctggccatcctgcccccagagatgcAGACCTGGGTCCGGGATCGGGACCCTGGAAGCTGCTCCCAGGCGATCGTCTTGGCAGAAGATTTCCTGAAGAGGCACCAAGAGACACAGAGATGGGGAGAGGAG GTGCCAGATCCGCTTCTGGAAGGGTCGGGGAACTCCCCTAAGGAAGAGCAGGTTCCATCAGATGCCTGGAACTCGATGCTTTTCACAGAGATCAAACAGGATGGCCAGAGTGATGCTGTATCATTGG GTGGTGGTTCAGAGGCGGAGAACAAGGAAGTGGAACAAGAGGTGGTAGGCTCCGAGCAGGCAGAATCACACTACACATTACCAAGGAGGTCCCGGGGGAATGTTCGGCTGAGGTGCGAAGACTTCGAGGAAGGGCGTGGATCAAAACGAAAGCAGGAAGAGCCTCTGGTGATGACGTGGGGTGACCCTGCTGGGCACACGGAAAGCGACGGGGCCGTTGTGGAATCAGCGCTGTATGGGCAGTCGATCAAGCACTTGTGCCCCGAGTGCGGGAGGAATTTCCAGCACAAATGGACATTAAGTCGACACCAGAAGATACACACAGGCGAAAAGCCCCACGCGTGCCTGGAATGCGGGAAAACCTTCCGCCGCAGGGACAAGCTGATCCGGCACCAGCGGATCCACACGGGCCAGAAACCCCACGAGTGCCTggagtgcgggaaaagcttcCGGGAGCGAGGGAAACTGGTCgagcaccagagaatccacaccggCGAGAAACCTTACACGTGCCCTGTGTGCGAGAAGACCTACCGGTGGAAAGAGGAGTTCATTAAGCACCTGAGAATCCACACCGGGGAGAGGCCTTACGAATGCCTCCACTGCGGGAAAACGTTCATTAGCAAAGCGCACCTCGTGTCACACAACCGgttccacacaggggagaagccctaCAAGTGTCCACAGTGCCAGAGGCGTTTCTGTAGCAAGCAGAGCGTCACCAGACACCAGAAAGTACACACGGAGAAATCCTACAAGTGCCAAGACTGTGGGAGAACCTTCCATTACATATCGAACTTCACCAAACACCAAAGAATCCACCTGAGTGACAGAATCCTATAG